Proteins found in one Hyalangium minutum genomic segment:
- a CDS encoding glycoside hydrolase family 57 protein: MSQGSLALVLHAHLPFVRHPEHEDFLEEDWLYEAISETYLPLLMVFDRLAEDGVPFRVTMSLTPTLVSMLRDGLLTERYTRKLDRLCELGAREVHRTQNDPTFGPLARYYRDHFESLRVAWDGRYHRDLVSAFRRLQDAGHLEIITCCATHGFLPLLQETPEAVRAQISVAANHYRLTFGRDAPGIWLAECGYYPGVERFLAAERIRYFFVDTHGLTDSTPRPLYGPFAPIYTEAGVAAYARDPESSQQVWSSESGYPGDPIYREFYRDIGWDLELDYIRPYIQPTGDRKNTGYKYYRITGKTQDKLPYDPMEARARAATHAGNFMFNREKQMEYLSSRMGDRKPVVVAPYDAELYGHWWFEGPQFLDFLIRKVASEQRTFQLVTPSDDLREHPRNQVATPPASSWGSGGYANMWLDESNDWIYRHLHHCARQMVGLARDFPETSSLQRRALNQAARELLLAQSSDWAFIMKTGTMVDYAVRRTKEHVLRFLRLHDQVRGGNIDESWLSLVESRNNIFPEIDYRMYRPL, encoded by the coding sequence ATGAGTCAGGGCTCCTTGGCACTGGTGCTCCACGCGCACCTTCCGTTCGTCCGCCATCCCGAGCACGAGGACTTTCTCGAGGAAGACTGGCTCTACGAGGCCATCTCCGAGACGTACCTGCCGCTGCTCATGGTGTTCGACCGGCTGGCCGAGGATGGGGTGCCGTTCCGGGTGACGATGTCGCTCACCCCCACGCTCGTGAGCATGCTGCGCGATGGCCTCCTCACGGAGCGCTACACGCGCAAGCTGGATCGGCTGTGCGAGCTGGGCGCGCGCGAGGTGCACCGCACGCAGAACGATCCCACCTTCGGTCCGCTGGCGCGCTACTACCGCGATCACTTCGAGTCGCTGCGCGTGGCCTGGGACGGGCGCTACCACCGGGATCTGGTGAGCGCGTTTCGCCGGCTGCAGGACGCGGGTCACCTGGAGATCATCACCTGCTGCGCCACGCACGGCTTCCTGCCGCTGCTGCAGGAGACGCCCGAGGCGGTGCGCGCGCAGATCTCCGTGGCCGCGAATCACTACCGGCTGACGTTCGGCCGGGACGCGCCGGGCATCTGGCTGGCCGAGTGCGGCTACTACCCGGGCGTCGAGCGCTTCCTGGCGGCCGAGCGCATCCGCTACTTCTTCGTGGACACCCACGGGCTGACGGACTCCACGCCGCGCCCGCTGTATGGCCCCTTCGCGCCCATCTACACGGAGGCGGGGGTGGCCGCGTACGCGCGCGACCCCGAGAGCTCGCAGCAGGTGTGGAGCTCGGAGAGTGGCTACCCGGGCGATCCCATCTACCGCGAGTTCTATCGGGACATCGGCTGGGACCTGGAGCTGGACTACATCCGGCCCTACATCCAGCCCACGGGGGATCGGAAGAACACCGGCTACAAGTACTACCGCATCACCGGCAAGACGCAGGACAAGCTGCCGTACGATCCGATGGAGGCACGCGCTCGGGCCGCCACCCACGCGGGCAACTTCATGTTCAACCGCGAGAAGCAGATGGAGTACCTGTCCTCGCGGATGGGCGATCGCAAGCCGGTGGTGGTGGCTCCGTACGACGCGGAGCTCTACGGGCATTGGTGGTTCGAGGGCCCCCAGTTCCTCGACTTCCTCATCCGCAAGGTGGCCTCCGAGCAGCGCACGTTCCAGCTGGTGACGCCGTCGGATGATCTGCGCGAGCACCCGCGCAACCAGGTGGCCACGCCGCCGGCGTCCTCATGGGGCTCGGGCGGCTACGCCAACATGTGGCTGGACGAGTCCAACGACTGGATCTACCGGCACCTGCACCACTGCGCCCGGCAGATGGTGGGGCTGGCCCGGGACTTCCCCGAGACCTCCTCGCTGCAGCGCCGGGCCCTGAACCAGGCGGCGCGCGAGCTGCTGCTCGCTCAGTCCTCCGATTGGGCCTTCATCATGAAGACCGGGACGATGGTGGACTACGCCGTGCGCCGGACGAAGGAGCACGTCTTGCGCTTCCTGCGCCTGCACGATCAGGTGCGTGGCGGGAATATCGACGAGAGCTGGCTGTCTCTGGTCGAGTCGCGGAACAACATCTTCCCGGAGATCGACTACCGGATGTACCGGCCGCTCTGA